Genomic window (Pirellulales bacterium):
GATCTCGACTTCGTCGCCGGCGTTCAGTGTAAAGTCGCTGCCGGGCACAATGCCGGTGCCCGTTAGCAAGAGCACGCCATCGGGAAACGAGTTTTCGCGACCCAGCCAGCCAATCAGGTCGTCAAACGAGCGGGCCATTTGTGCAATGTCCGTCTTTCCCTCGAAAACGATGCGGTCAGCACGATGCACTGCCAATCGGATGCCGATCTCGGCGGACGGCGGCATCGCGTCGACCAGCGTGATCCAGGGGCCGAGTCCGCAGCAGGCGTCGTAGGTCTTAGCCTGCGGAAGGTAAAGTGGATTCTCCCCTTCAATGTCGCGGCTGCTCATATCGTTGCCGACCGTGTAGCCGACCAATTGCAACCTCGAATTCAGCACCAGCGCCAGCTCCGGCTCTGGCACGTTCCAGCGCGAATCGCGCCGGATGCGCAGCGACTGACCTGGACCAGCGACGCGATGTGGAGT
Coding sequences:
- a CDS encoding fumarylacetoacetate hydrolase family protein, which gives rise to MTHLAKFRSPSGEASVGVVRDNAIVPLAARWGDPVTLTEILEDADPARRIAVLMDVETRPIELDQVALLPPIDRQEVWAAGVTYKRSKTARMEESESAATLYDRVYEAARPELFFKATPHRVAGPGQSLRIRRDSRWNVPEPELALVLNSRLQLVGYTVGNDMSSRDIEGENPLYLPQAKTYDACCGLGPWITLVDAMPPSAEIGIRLAVHRADRIVFEGKTDIAQMARSFDDLIGWLGRENSFPDGVLLLTGTGIVPGSDFTLNAGDEVEITIDGIGTLRNPIVERQV